The bacterium (Candidatus Blackallbacteria) CG13_big_fil_rev_8_21_14_2_50_49_14 nucleotide sequence ATGATTAGTTTTAAAGCACTTTCTGGTTTTATTTCAATTCAGAACTTGTTTTCCTGCTTGGATTTTGCTCTGCCCCAACCGCAGCTTTGATTCAGGTTTGCAGAACTTGAAGGCTTGAGCTGAACCGTGTCAAAATGAGGGGGGAAGCCCAGGAGTAAAACCATTGAAAAAATATCTGATCGCATTTTTGGCCGGAGCCCTGCTGACGGGAACTGGAGTAGGTGTTGGGGCCTATCTGCAAACTTCTGCGCTCACAACAGAAAACAAATCTTTACAGGCCAAGCTAAAGAAACTCAATTGGCAACAGGACAATCTTCTCAAAAACCAGGCCAATTTGGTCGATGAGCTGAATGGCTACAAAGAAAACAAGGCCCAGGTGTATGACCAAACCATTGGGGCTTTAATGACCGCCAAAGAAAATGCAACCCTGGATGCGCTCTATGCTATCGGGGTCAAGGCCCTGCGGGAAAAAGATTATACCCTTGCCTATTTTGCCCTGGTTGAAGTACAGGCGGCTTTACCCCATTACAAAGAGCTTGATCGCTATTTTCCCGAGTCGAAACAGGCCTATGAAAAAAAACAACAGGCGCTTGCTGACGAAAAACTAAAAAATGCCTATGCGGCAGCCTATGACTATCAGGCCAAGGGCCAATTTGAGCAGGCCAAACTCAACTACCAGCGTGTGCTTGAAATGAATCCCCGTTATAAGGATGCCGCTGCGCGTCTGCAGGCAGTCACCCGCTACCTGACCGTTCGGCAGAAAAGCAAAGAATTTGAGCAGAAAAAACAATGGCTTGAGGCCAGTTATAAACTGGGCGTGAATGAACAGGGGCAGGGGCGTTTGCTTCAGGCCAAACAGGCCTTTGAAGCGATTTTAAAAGAGGCCCCCCATTACAGGGATGTGGCCAAACGTTTTCAGTTTGTCAATGCACGCTTGCCCAAAGCCCCCCCCTCTGTTCAGATCGCTACAGCACCGAAACCTGCTCTCAACTGCTATGAAAGAGGGTTGGCTTTTGGAAAATGCGCGACAGCAGGTGGAGAAAATGCCAATTGCAGTGAGTCGGACGTTGCGCGTCTTCAATTTGAGTGCAAAGGCAATCCTGAGTTTGCCAAGGGGCTGAAGGCCGCTGTTGGAGGGGGCAGGGGTGAAGGTGGCAGTGTTTCTGCCGCTACCCTGTTTAAAGGTTTGCCCTCTTTGTTAAAAAGCTTTTAATCTGGGGCCGCTGCTTTTTTCAGATGTGTGGCAGGCCTGTAAAGAGAGCCTCCCATTTGGAAACTATTTCCCCTGTCCAGCTGAACACAAGTGCTGAAGAGCTCTGCCTGAGTCTGTTCTGAACACGGTATAATAACTCAGTGCGTTTTTTAAGGGGGTAGGGCAATGTCTCAGCGTTGGGTGGGCCTTTTTTTCTGCGGGATATTATCTGCCTGCCAGTTTTCATCTTTTTCCACGGGCAGCCCACCGCTTACTTTAGCAAGCTATCGCAGCCCTCTTTCGCGTTCAGCGCAATTGGATGCTGCCGGAAAAAAGGGTTTGGCGGCGGTGCCCGGAGAGTATCTCGTGCGTTTGCGCCCAGGCCGCTCCCTGAATCTGCGCAATTTATCCTCGGCTGTGAAGACTGCGCGTTCTTTAGGTTCCCCCACTTTTCCCTATGCTTTGGTCAAGCTTCAAAGCGAGGAGCAGATTTCGCTTCAAGCTCAAATCACCGCTTTACAGGCTGATCCTGCGGTAGAAAGCCTGGAGCCCAACGGCTTATTTGCTCTGCCCACCGATCAATTTGCCCCCCTGCCTCAGACCCAAGCGATACGCTCAACTTTTCCCAATGACCCACTTTTTACACAACAGTATGCCCATGCCTTAACCCAAAGCCTGAAGGGTTGGGAAATACAAAAGGGCAAGACTGAGCTGGTGCTCGCTGTTTTGGACACGGGAGTAGATACCCACCACCCCGATCTCGCGGCAAAACTTTTGCCCGGTTATAATACTGTCGATCATCTTCCCGAAGTGCATGATAAACACGGACACGGCACCCATTGCGCAGGGGTAGCGGGTGCGCTGCTCAACAATGCAGAAGGTGGGGCGGGTTTTGCGCCTCAAGTGCGTCTGCTGCCTGTGCAGGTCTTTAGTACCGGCGGTTTTACCTCTTTTGCCGATGTGGCTGAAGGCATTGTTTGGGCCACGGATCAGGGGGCCCGCATTCTCAGCATGAGCTTGGGCAGCCGTACCCTGACCCAGGTTTTAGAAGATGCTGTGGTCTATGCCCAACAAAGGAATGTGCTTTTGGTGGCGGGTATGGGCAATGATGGGCACCAACGTGAGCGTCCGATCAAGTCCTATCCAGCGGCTTTGCCGGGGGTTCTGGCTGTGGGGGCCACCGATCAGGCCGATCAACTCGCTTTTTTCTCTCAGGTCGGGCCTTGGCATTCTGTGACGGCTCCGGGTATTCAGATTGTTTCGAGCTTGCCGACCTATGCCTCTGCGATTCCAGGCTTAAGCTATGGCCCCATGTCGGGAACGTCGATGGCGACGCCTGCTGTGGCAGGGCTGGCTGCGCTGGTGAGCAGTCAGTTTCCCCAATTGGACGCAGCGGGAATCAAGGCGCAAATCGAAGCGACAGCCGATGATTTAGGTTCACAGGGTTTTGATAATCTTTACGGGCATGGGCGAATCAACGTCTACCGGGCTTTGCAGGCACTTGCTCCAACCCATTGAAAAGGAAAAATACAATGTCAGAATTTAAGGCTCCCGTTTTGGTGACAGGAGGAAGCGGCTATTTGGCTTCCTGGATTATTGCTCAGCTTTTAGAAGCCGGTGCGACGGTGCATACCACCGTGCGCAACCCTGCGCAGACAGACAAATACCAACATTTACTTGATTTGGCAGGCCAACATCCGGGAACACTCAAGGTCTTTGCTGCTGACCTGCTCAGCCCAGGCTCTTTTGCCGAAGCCATGCAGGGCTGTGAAACGGTCATGCACACAGCTTCTCCCTTTGTGACCAGCGGGATTGGCGATCCGCAGAAAGAATTGGTCGAACCTGCGCTCTTGGGCACCCGCTCGGTTTTGGAAACTGTCAACCAGCAGGAGCAGGTGCAACGCGTGGTGCTGACTTCTTCTGTGGTTTCGATCTATGGCGATGCCACCGATCTGCGTCAAACAGCCTTTGGCCGCTTTACTGAAGAAGATTGGAACCAGACTTCGAGCTTAAAACACCAGCCCTATTCACTTTCCAAGACCCTGGCTGAAAAAGAAGCCTGGAAAATGCACAAGGCCCAAAACCGCTGGCAATTGAGCGTGATCAATCCCGGCTTTATTCTGGGGCCTTCGCTGACAAATCGCAAAGACTCAACCAGTATTGATTTTATGCTCAAAATGGCGAATGGCACCTACCTGACAGGCGTTCCCCATTTGGTCTTTGGGCTGGTAGACGTGCGGGACGTGGCCCGTGCCCATCTGCAGGCAGCACTTTTGGGCAGCAATGGCCGCCATATCCTGGTCAATGAGTCCTTGGATCTTTGGCAGATCGCGCAAATTCTGAAGCAAAAATTTGGCCGCAAATATCCTTTTCCCTTGATGCCCGCGCCCAAATGGTTGGTGAAACTGATTGGCCCCGCACAGGGCTTAACCCGTGAGTTTGTCAACAAGAATGTGGGTTTTCCTTTGCCCTTTGATAACCGTCGCAGCAAAAAAGATCTGCAGATCGTGTATCGCCCCACGGCTGAAACACTGGTGGATCAGCTTGAGCAATTGGTGCGTGATGGCTTGCTTTGAATGCCCAATCGCCTTCAGAGCAGAAGTGGATATGCTATAAATGAACGTAAACTGAGTTGGAAAGAAGAGAGACCATGCAAACGATTATGATTACGGGCGGAGCTGGCTATGTGGGGGCTGTGCTCGTGCCCAAACTTCTCGACAAAGGTTACCAGGTAACCGTTTTGGATATTTTTGTCTTTGGCAAAAATGTTTTTGGTGCCCATCAAAACCATCCCCACTTGAAATTGGTAGAGGGAGATTTGCGGGATCCGGCTGCGGTTCAAGCAGCTGTCAAAGGGGCCGATACCGTGATTCATCTGGCCTGTATTTCCAATGATCCCAGTTTTGAGCTGGATCCTGCCCTGGGACAATCGATCAATTTCGATGCCTTTACGCCCTTGGTAGATGCTGCTTTGGCTGCGGGCACCCAGCGCTTTATCTATGCTTCTTCTTCAAGTGTTTACGGGATTAAAGAGGAACCCAATGTCACCGAAGACCTGCCCTTGGAACCGCTGACAGATTATTCAAAATTCAAGGCCATGTGTGAAGAAGTGCTGCTGGCCCGTTGTGAAGGACAGGCGATGACCCCTCTGATTATTCGCCCGGCCACGGTCTGTGGCTATTCGCCCCGTCAACGTCTCGATCTGACGGTGAATATTCTGACCCATCACGCCGTGAAAAATGGCAAGATCAAGGTCTTTGGCGGCAATCAAAAGCGCCCGAATATTCATATCGAAGACATGACCGATCTCTATGTGCAAGCCCTGGAATGGCCTGCGGATCGCATTCGCAACAAGATTTACAATGTGGGCTATGAAAACCATACCGTGATGCAGATTGCTGAAATGGTCAAAGCAGAGGTGGGGCCCCATGTTGAAATTATTGTAGAACCGACCAATGACCATCGCTCTTACCATATTTCTTCAGAGAAAATTGCCAAAGAGCAAGGATTTGCGCCAACGCATACGATTCAAGACGCTGTGCGTGATTTGGTCAAAGCCTTTCAGGCTGACCTCTTGCCTGATTCGATGGAGGCCGATCATTATTATAATATTCGCGTCATGAAACAGTTTCAGGAACTGGCCCTGTCTAAATAAGATGGAGCGTTTTGCCCGGCAGATTGAAAACCTGCTCAAAGCAGCTGATTTGCCCTGGCAAAATTATGAAACTTTGGCCCTGCCGGGTGGTTGGAACAACCGTGTGTTCCGGCTGGAAACCCAGGCCGGGCCTTATTTGTTGAAACAGTATTTTCCGGCTGCTGAGGGCGGCTTTCCCAAACTGGCGCAAGAATTTGCTTTCAGCGCGTATCTTGAGCAGCAATACCCCGGTCACAGCCCCAAGCCCTATGCCCAGGATCGGGAGGTGGGGCTGGCGATTTTTGAATGGATTGAGGGCCATGCCTATCAAGCGGGGCAGGTGACGCTGGCCGATGCCCAGGCGGCCCTTGATTTTATTCTCGGCATTCAGTCTGCTTCACCTGAAGCCTTAAGCTTGCCCTCGGCTGCTGAACGCTGTTTTTGTTTAAGCGACCATCTTCTGCATTTGCAGAAACGCTTAGAGCGTTTGCACACGATTGTGGCTTCTGAATCTGCAGAGCATGAGCTGGCCCGGCACTGGTTTCAAACGGCTCTTTTCCCCCAGGCCCAAGCCGTGATAGCTTCGCTTGAAACTGAGTTGCGAATCCATCCTCACTTCAACCGTGCACTTTTGCCCGAAGAAGCTTGTCTTTCGCCTTCAGATTTTGGTTTTCACAATGCCCTGCGCACACCCAGAGGGCCTGTCTTTTTAGATTTTGAATACGCAGGTTGGGATGACCCAGCCCAGTTGCTCTGTGATTTTTATGCCCAGTTTGAAGTGCCCGCCCCGGCTGAAACCCGGCAAACTTTTGCCACGGCGCTGGCCGCGCGCAGCAACTGTCCAGACTGGCACCGGCAGCGTTTTGCGCTGATTGAACCCGTACATCTGCTCAAATGGGCCTGCATTGCCTTGAATCATTTTTGCCCCCACAAAGGCGATCACCGGGCTTTCTCTCAAAAGGTGACCGCTGAGCAGCGCCAGTTCCAGCTTTTGAAAGCTGAGCGGGTTTTGCAAAAATTAAAGGGGCCCGTTTAAAGCGAGCAAACGGGCCCTGGCTGTTTAGCGTTGGTAAAAGGCTTTGACCTGTTCGACCGTATATGCCAGTTCGTCTTGGCTGAGGTGCTGGTGGGCTGGCAGGGTAATCACAGCATTGGAATGTGCTTCAGCGACAGGGAAATCACCCTGTTTATAGCCCAAATGCCTGGCTGCTTCCTGCAGGTGTACAGGAATGGGGTAGTGAATTTTGGCCTCTACTCCGCGCTCATTCAAAAAGCGCAGCAGTTCATCCCGTTTCTGGGCGCGCACAATATACAGGTGAAAGACGTGGCGCACTTCGGGGCGGCGTTTGGGAATTTCAATGAAATCACTCAATTCTGCCAGGGCCTGATCATAGAAGGTGGCATTGGCCACACGTTTTTCGGTAATCCAATCCACTTCCTGAATCAGGCGGTTGCCAATCACGGCCTGCAGGGTGTCGAGGCGGGAATTGTGGCCAAACATGGCAATCTCATCGCGGTTGACCATGCCATGGTTGCGAAACAGACGCATTTTACGATCCATTTCTGCATCATGGGTCACCACCAGGCCGCCATCGCCCCAGACATTGAGATTTTTTAAAGGATGTACGCTGAAGGCGGCGGCAGCCCCCCAATGGCCAGCGGGTTTTCCGTTCAGGGTGGCGGCAATCGATTGGCAGGAGTCTTCGACCACGTGCAAATGGTGGCGTTTGGCGATTTCCATAATTGTGGGCATGTCTGCCATATTGCCGGTGTAATGTACAGGCAAGAGGGCCTTGGTGCGGGGGGTAATCGCCGCTTCGATTTTGCTGGCATCAATCACGTAACCATCTTCAGAGTCTACAAAGACGGGGGTGGCACCGGTCATGGCAATGGCGCCGACAGTCGCGTGAAAGGTCATGGTGGTGGTAATCACTTCGTCTCCTGGCCCAATGCCCAAAAGCTGCATGGGCAGAATCAGGGCGTCGGTTCCACTGCCCACGCCAATCGCGTGTGGGGCCTGACAGAGTTTGGCAAAGCTGTTTTCAAATTCGCTCAGGGGTTTTCCCAAGGTAAAATCCCCGGTTTTGACGAATGCTTTGAGATCAGAGAAATAGGCGTCGAGGTCTGAAAACTGACGGTCAAGATAGGAAAAGGGGACTTTCATTGGCTTTATACTCTCTCTTTTTCGTAAAAGGCTTGGATTTGTTCTGCGATATAGATTTGATCTTCAGAATCGAGTTCGGGGTAGATCGGCAGACTCAAAATCTGCTGGGCCTGTTTTTCGGCAACGGGAAAATCGCCGCTTTGATGGCCCAGGTCTTTTGCTGCCTTGTGCAGATGAATCGGAATCGGATAGTGAATTGAGGTGCCAATTCCCTTTTCCTGTAAGAAATGCTTGAGCTGATCCCGCTTTTGGGCCTGAATTACAAAGGTGTGATAAACCTGGTAAATATCTGGGCTGTCGCTGGGCAGTTGAATTTCAGGCAGATCGGCCAGCAATTGGCGGTAGAGTTGGGCATTGGTACGTCGTTGTTCTGTCCAGGTCTGCAGATACCGGAGCTTGACCTCCAGCATGGCGGCCTGCAGGCTGTCGAGACGGGAGTTGCCACTCCATTCCACACAGTCATCACGGGTGCGCAGGCCCAGATTGCGTGAAATACGCAGGGCCGCATTGAGTTCAGGGTCAGAGGTGCTGATCGCTCCCCCATCGCCACAGGCATTCAGGGTTTTCAGCGGGTGCAGGCTAAAACAGCCCATGCGTCCGAAAGACCCCACTTTTTGCCCCTGGTATTCAGCCAGAATGGCTTGGGCACTGTCTTCGATGATCTCTAACTGGTGAGCCTTGGCGATGGCCAGCAGGGCATCCATTTTGGCTGGGCGGCCAGTTAAATGTACGGGCATGATGGCACGGGTGCGGGGACTGAGAGCGCGCTCCACGCAAGCGGGATCGAGATTATAATCTTCTCCCACATCGGCAAAGATGGGGGTGGCTCCGGCCAGAATCACGGCGGTGGCCGAGGCAATAAAGGAATTGGGAGGCACAATCACCTCATCACCGGCTCCAATCTTGAGCGCTTTCAGGGCCAGAATCAGGGCGTCAGTGCCTGAATTCAGGCCGATTGCGAATTCTGTCTGGCAGAGGGGGGCAAAGGCTTTTTCAAAGCGTTCAACGGCGGGCCCCAAAATAAACTGAGCTTCATCCAGGCAGTGGGATACGGCTTCAAGCAGCGCATTTTTCAGGGGGGCATGCTGACGCGCCAGATCAACATAGGGAATAGAGCGTGGCATGGTCAACCTCTCCAATTCAAAATTGCTCTCATTATCCCGCTTGTCAGGCTGTTTTGCAATCGATTCAGTTGCCGATGCCCTCTGAATCGGGGACAATACGAAAGAGGCTTTTATCACGCTGAGTAAGGATATGCACATGTTAAATCCCCTTGAGATTTCAGATGCAGAACAGCTTGCGCGCAGGATTCGCGCGCAAATTATCGCCCTTTCCTGTCGGGCCAAAACTCCCCATCTCGCATCTGCGCTTTCCTGTGTAGATCTGCTTACCACGGCCTATTGGAACGTGATTGACCCCGATCCCATTCGCGAGATGCGTCCTGACAGAGACCGTTTTATTTTCAGCAAAGGCCACGCCGCTCCCGCTTTGTATGTAAGCTTGGCCTTTCGTGGGATTATTCCTGAAGCGTTGCTGGAGCACTATTGTGAGCCTGGCAGCCCTCTTTCAGAGCAGCCGACGCCCCATGCCGTGGCGGGTTTAGAAGCTGCTACGGGTTCTTTGGGCCATGGCTTGCCCATGGGGGTAGGCATGGCCCTGGGGGCTAAAATCCAGGGCTTGCCGACCCATGTCTTTGTCTTGATGAGTGATGGTGAGTGCAATGAGGGCTCAGTCTGGGAAGCCGCGATGTTGGCTCCTGCCCAGAATTTAAGCAATCTGATGGTCATGGTGGATTTTAATAAATGGCAGGCCACGGGCCGCAGCCGCGAAGTTTTGGCGCTGGATCCGCTCAAGGCCAAATTTGAAGCCTTTGGCTGGCAGGCCTTTGAAGTGGATGGTCACGATATTGGGACCCTGACCCAGCTCATGCGTGATTTTCGATCAGGTAAATTTGACCGGCCTGTGGCGCTGATTGCGCATACGGTCAAGGGCAAAGGGGTTTCCTTTATGGAAGATGATAATAATTGGCACTACCGCATACCCAAACCTGAAGAGTTGGAACGTGCGCTGCAAGAACTGGGGGTTTCGCTGTGAGAAACGCATTTGCCGATGAATTGACACAATTGGCCCAGCAGAATGAGCAGGTGGTTTTGCTTTCGGGTGATATTGGCAACCGCTTGTTTGATAAATACAAAGCAGCCTGCCCCACCCGTTTTTATAACTGTGGTGTGGCAGAAGCCAATATGACAGGCATGGCTGCAGGGCTTGCGACCATGGGTCTGCGCCCAATTACCTATACGATTACCCCCTTTGTGACCACCCGCTGCCTGGAGCAGATTCGCGTGGATGTCTGCTATCACCGCTTGCCTGTGATTGTGGCGGGGGTCGGTTCGGGTCTGGCCTATGCCAGTTTGGGCGCCACGCACCATGCCTGTGAAGATATCGCCATGTTGCGTGTTTTGCCCTATATGCAGGTAATTTGCCCCGCCGATGCGGTGGAGTTGCGTCTGGCTTTACGCGCTGCTTTGGCCCAAACCGATCCTGTTTATCTGCGCTTGGGTAAAAAAGGCGAGCCGATTTTGCACGCCTATGAGCCTGAATTCGTGATCGGCAAGGCCTTGCCTTTGAAGGCAGGAGAAGACCTCTGCATTCTCGTCACAGGTGCGATTGCTTCATCGGCTTTAGAAATTGCCGAGCATTTGGAGGCACAGGGAATTTCTACCCAGGTAGACAGTTTTCATACCCTCAAACCGCTTGACCATGAACGCTTGGCTGAGGTTTTTCAACGCTACCGTCTGGTGGTGACACTTGAAGAGCACAGCCTGATCGGCGGCTTGGGCTCGGCTGTGGCTGAATGGCTTGTGGATCAGCCTGAACGTCCGGCAGCCAGGCTTTTGCGTTTGGGCACCCCCGATGAATTTTTGCACGAAGCAGGCGAGCAGGAGCACTATCACCAACGCTGGGGCTTGACCTCTGAAGCTCTGTTTGAACGCGTTCACAAGGCTTGGCAAGAGGCCAGATGAAAATAGGGGTAGATTTTGACAATACGATCGTCTGCTACGATGCCCTTTTTCATACCCTGGCCTGTGAAGAACAAAAACTGATTCCCCTGGAGACGCCTGTCAGCAAGGGAGCTGTGCGCGATGCTCTGCGGGCGGTGGGCCATGAAGAAAGCTGGATTGCCATGCAGGGCGAGGTCTATGGCGCTCGAATCACTGAGGCCACGCCTTTTGAGGGCGTCAAAGATTTTTTTCGAGCCGCTCAGGCCTTGGGAATCAAGCTCTCGATTGTCAGTCATAAAACCCTTCACCCCTTTCGTGGCCCCCAATATGACCTGCATGAGGCTGCCCGCAGTTGGTTGCGCTTTCATGGCTTTTGGGCGCTAGAAGCGTCTTTGCTGCCAGAAACTTCTGTTTTTCTGGAGCTGACCAAAGAGGCCAAGTTTGCGCGCATTGCCGCCCTTAACTGTGACTATTTTATTGATGACCTGCCTGAGTTTTTGCAAGACCCAGGTTTTCCGGCTACCACAGTTCCGATTTTATTTGACCCTGCCAATCTTTATGGTGATTCAAGCCTTCAGCGCTTGTGCTCCTGGCGTGATTTGCAGGCCTGGTTAAACACCCTTGATTCTGATTCCAATGAAGGA carries:
- a CDS encoding diaminohydroxyphosphoribosylaminopyrimidine deaminase encodes the protein MSEFKAPVLVTGGSGYLASWIIAQLLEAGATVHTTVRNPAQTDKYQHLLDLAGQHPGTLKVFAADLLSPGSFAEAMQGCETVMHTASPFVTSGIGDPQKELVEPALLGTRSVLETVNQQEQVQRVVLTSSVVSIYGDATDLRQTAFGRFTEEDWNQTSSLKHQPYSLSKTLAEKEAWKMHKAQNRWQLSVINPGFILGPSLTNRKDSTSIDFMLKMANGTYLTGVPHLVFGLVDVRDVARAHLQAALLGSNGRHILVNESLDLWQIAQILKQKFGRKYPFPLMPAPKWLVKLIGPAQGLTREFVNKNVGFPLPFDNRRSKKDLQIVYRPTAETLVDQLEQLVRDGLL
- a CDS encoding DegT/DnrJ/EryC1/StrS family aminotransferase, whose translation is MKVPFSYLDRQFSDLDAYFSDLKAFVKTGDFTLGKPLSEFENSFAKLCQAPHAIGVGSGTDALILPMQLLGIGPGDEVITTTMTFHATVGAIAMTGATPVFVDSEDGYVIDASKIEAAITPRTKALLPVHYTGNMADMPTIMEIAKRHHLHVVEDSCQSIAATLNGKPAGHWGAAAAFSVHPLKNLNVWGDGGLVVTHDAEMDRKMRLFRNHGMVNRDEIAMFGHNSRLDTLQAVIGNRLIQEVDWITEKRVANATFYDQALAELSDFIEIPKRRPEVRHVFHLYIVRAQKRDELLRFLNERGVEAKIHYPIPVHLQEAARHLGYKQGDFPVAEAHSNAVITLPAHQHLSQDELAYTVEQVKAFYQR
- a CDS encoding transketolase; this encodes MHMLNPLEISDAEQLARRIRAQIIALSCRAKTPHLASALSCVDLLTTAYWNVIDPDPIREMRPDRDRFIFSKGHAAPALYVSLAFRGIIPEALLEHYCEPGSPLSEQPTPHAVAGLEAATGSLGHGLPMGVGMALGAKIQGLPTHVFVLMSDGECNEGSVWEAAMLAPAQNLSNLMVMVDFNKWQATGRSREVLALDPLKAKFEAFGWQAFEVDGHDIGTLTQLMRDFRSGKFDRPVALIAHTVKGKGVSFMEDDNNWHYRIPKPEELERALQELGVSL
- a CDS encoding DegT/DnrJ/EryC1/StrS family aminotransferase, translated to MPRSIPYVDLARQHAPLKNALLEAVSHCLDEAQFILGPAVERFEKAFAPLCQTEFAIGLNSGTDALILALKALKIGAGDEVIVPPNSFIASATAVILAGATPIFADVGEDYNLDPACVERALSPRTRAIMPVHLTGRPAKMDALLAIAKAHQLEIIEDSAQAILAEYQGQKVGSFGRMGCFSLHPLKTLNACGDGGAISTSDPELNAALRISRNLGLRTRDDCVEWSGNSRLDSLQAAMLEVKLRYLQTWTEQRRTNAQLYRQLLADLPEIQLPSDSPDIYQVYHTFVIQAQKRDQLKHFLQEKGIGTSIHYPIPIHLHKAAKDLGHQSGDFPVAEKQAQQILSLPIYPELDSEDQIYIAEQIQAFYEKERV
- a CDS encoding UDP-glucose 4-epimerase, whose product is MQTIMITGGAGYVGAVLVPKLLDKGYQVTVLDIFVFGKNVFGAHQNHPHLKLVEGDLRDPAAVQAAVKGADTVIHLACISNDPSFELDPALGQSINFDAFTPLVDAALAAGTQRFIYASSSSVYGIKEEPNVTEDLPLEPLTDYSKFKAMCEEVLLARCEGQAMTPLIIRPATVCGYSPRQRLDLTVNILTHHAVKNGKIKVFGGNQKRPNIHIEDMTDLYVQALEWPADRIRNKIYNVGYENHTVMQIAEMVKAEVGPHVEIIVEPTNDHRSYHISSEKIAKEQGFAPTHTIQDAVRDLVKAFQADLLPDSMEADHYYNIRVMKQFQELALSK
- a CDS encoding transketolase — its product is MRNAFADELTQLAQQNEQVVLLSGDIGNRLFDKYKAACPTRFYNCGVAEANMTGMAAGLATMGLRPITYTITPFVTTRCLEQIRVDVCYHRLPVIVAGVGSGLAYASLGATHHACEDIAMLRVLPYMQVICPADAVELRLALRAALAQTDPVYLRLGKKGEPILHAYEPEFVIGKALPLKAGEDLCILVTGAIASSALEIAEHLEAQGISTQVDSFHTLKPLDHERLAEVFQRYRLVVTLEEHSLIGGLGSAVAEWLVDQPERPAARLLRLGTPDEFLHEAGEQEHYHQRWGLTSEALFERVHKAWQEAR